The following is a genomic window from Planctomycetia bacterium.
TGGACCAGAGTGTCGTCGCCATCGCGCCCGAAATCTCGCGCGCCCAGCAGCCGCCCATTAACGAGACGATCTTCGCGGCTTCGCGCGCTCCCTCCGAGTCGTCAGCCCCGCCTGCCCGCGCAGCCGAGGCAATCCCGACCGAGTTCAATCTTCCCGTCGAAATGAATCAATTCGTGGAGCTCAGCGCGCCCTCGGAAATGACCCCGCAGCAATCGCCGCCGGACTCCGATCAATCGGACTCGGTCAATTTCGCGGCCCAGTCGTCACTGCTCGGCCCGGAAATCCGGGCAGCCGCGTCCCTACCACCGGCATCCCCGACACATTCAATCGTACCGACGCCGATCTCGCCGCAAGCGTTGAACGACTCGCTCGTAATCGATGGGCCGCTCGTCCAATTGACGACACCTGTCCCCGATTCGGCGATAGCGATTAACACCGAGGAATCCGTCGATGTCCTCGCTGTCGATACGCTGGCGCTCTCATCGCTCAACGTCGAACTCGCCTTGCCGACCGAAGTCGCCTCGCCGACCAAACCGGAATCAGGCGCGATCGGAACCATTCGCGGAACGGCGACCGACGTGCAGACACTCCACCCGCTGTCCGCCGTCAAGATTCAACTCGACCTGCCGGGCCACTCCGGCGTGACGGCGACAACCGCGCCCAACGGCGAGTACATCATGCTCGCGCCAAACGTCCCCGAGCACTTCGCCCTTTCCGCATCCGCACCGGGGTACCTTCCTCGCACCGTCAACGTCGCCGCGGCCGACCTCATCGGGCAAACGCTTGTCCTGGACTTTCCGCTGCGGCGAATTCAGGAAGATGTGATCGCCATTGAGTCCGATCCCGAGGTGCATCATCTTGGCAACGACCGCTTCGAGGGACGCATCAACAGCCAGTTTCAGCGTCAAAGCGAGGGGGAGCGATTCCGCGCGACATTCACGCTCACCAAGGAGCAACTCGCCCAACCGATGCAAAGCGCCGCGGTGGAAATGCTGATCAAAGGCGTCCAGTGCCCGCATCAGATTCGCATCAACGGCCGCAGACTGGATCGGCGTCTCTCTGGTTCGCCCCTTGACGGGAGCTTCGGCGCATTTGTCGCCCCATTTGATCCTGACTTGCTCCGTGCCGGTCGCAACACGCTGGTCATCCGCAACGTCATCTGCCGCGACGACATCGACGACTTCGAGTTCGTCAACATTCAGTTGCGACTCGTGCCGGCCGCCGTCCCTTCGTCGCCCGCCGGTTCCAGCGATTGATCTCGACCGATGAAGTCAAGCGAACCGTAAAACACGATCAGTAGCACCGCCAAGCCGCCCGCCTCAAACGGCGAAAGTTCGTGATAGCGCTTTCCCCAACCTGTTCGTTCCCAATATTCAGTTGAGGGGCCGTGCCGGCGAACGACGAATCGCGGCTTGGACCCGTCCGGCAGCGGATCAAGACTCATCTGCCCTGATTGCCAAAGTAGCCCGCATGTCATGCAGATCAGCAGCACAGTCCATAACGGCATCGCTCGCCGAAGATGTCCGCGATGAGGCGGCCTGCGCGCCGAGAGCCTTCGTTCAACAGCAAGATAAATCATGGTGCACCCGAAACCCGCGCCGATCGTGTTGTACATCATGTCATTAAAGTCGAGGTTAATAGACCAGTTCGGGTGGGATACGTAAAACTGAAAGCATTCGTCCGCCGCGCCAATCAGCGATGCGTAAAACATCGATCGCCCGAACCGCCGTGTCACGGCGTAAAGTAGCACGCTGAGAATGGCGTACTGCGGGAAATGAACGACCTCAATATCCGTATAGAACAACCACGGCCAACTCGCCGCGATCAATCCGAGCGTAACGATCAGAAAAACGATCTTCGTCCACCGTCCGTCCGGCCGAGACAGGTGCCGGGCGACGTGCACGACAAACGCCAGGGCAATACCGACCCCGCACGCGCGAACGACCATATTGACCGATTCGCGCGAGAATCGGTCATAGCAGGCAATCACGCTCCGCTGAATGAACTCGTGCGACCCAACGACCAGCAGCACATAGGCAGCCGTAAGCAACTTCGTCGTGCCGGGCCGCGCGGACAGCCAAAGTAGAATTCTTTCCATCAATCACACCGGTCTATCCTTGCCGGGCCGGAAGGTCGTCGCGTCGCGATGCTCACTCGCGCTGCGACCGACGCCCGAGCAAAGTGAGCAGGCACATCGCCGCTGGACCTATCGAGCCTAATTTCCGTTCGCCGGAATCGCAATTCACAAGAACTCGACCTGCATGGATTGGCGAAAGGCCTCCCGCGGCGTATCGTTATCTGAATTAAGACTTCCCTATGTTTCTATCGGCCGCTGGGCGATTGAGCGCAGGTTGCCGAAACGCTTCGAGATTAGTGTCAACCGCTTCTCCTGTGAAAGTGAGGATTGACGTGCCTTCTCCACGCCGGCTCAAAATCGTTGGTTGCTTACTCGTTTCTGCCTTTGGCCTCAGTGCCGTCGCCACCGCATCCGCCGCCGAGTTAAAACGCCGGGGCATGGTCGGTGTTCAGCTTGCTCCGGTTCCCCCGAGCGAAGGGTCGACCGAGCCCGGCGCCGGCGCACTGATCCAGGGAATCGTCCCGGGTGGGGCCGCCGAAGCCGCAGGCCTGAAGGCAAACGACATTATCATCAAGATCGGCGATAGCGAAGTGGCGAATCTGCCCGGCTTCATGACCGCTGTCCGCGCTTTCGGCGCCGGCGATAGGGCCCCGTTCACCGTGCGCCGCGGCGAGGAAACGTTGACCGTAGATGTCGCGCTCGCCGATCGACCGCGCGAAACGTCGGACAAGTACGAAGTAATTTATGACAGCGTCGACGTAAGCGGGGTGCGGCTGCGGTCGTACATCACCAGGCCCAAGAGCGACAAAAAGCTCCCCGCACTGCTCATCCTCCCCAGCCCGAGTCCCCAGCCGATGGAGATGCTGCCCCAGATGGCGGACCATCCCTACAAAAAGCTGGTCGACGCGTTGACTCTTGCCGGTTTCGTCACCATGCGAATCGACCGCTTCGGTGTCGGTGACAGCGAAGGCGGCGATCCGACGAAGACGACGATCCAGATGGATGCCGACGCCTACCGCGCGGCGGCCCGACAGTTGGGCAAGCTCGCCTTCGTCGATCCGAATCAGGTATTCATCCTTAGCCAGGGAATGGGAAGCGCGGTTGCCCCGTTTGCGGCAAAGGACTCCGGCATTCGGGGATTGGCGCTCTACGGCTCGACGATCTTTCGTCCGGCTCAGTCGGGCATGGCCGAGGCGGTCCGGCGCATGCTCCTCCTCAACGATCCCGATGACAAGCGAATCGACAAGACAACCTCACAGTTGGAGCAGTTCTTCACTCTCGTTGCTGACGGCGCCAAGCCGAGCGAGGCCTTTGCCAAGATCGAAGGACTCGCCGAGGCGCTGGAGTCCGTCGGCGGGGCCCAGGGCGGCGATGCTTACGTCATGGGTGTTCCATACGACTACTTCATGCAGATGGAAAAGACCGACTACGCCAAGGCCTGGGCCGGCGTCGGCGCCAAAGTCCTCGTCCTCTGGGGAGAGGCCGATTATCAGGCGAATCGAAAGGACTCAGAGCTGATCGTCGCCTCCATCAATAAGTCCAAGCCCGGCACGGCGGAGTTCAGGGCATTGCCCGAAATTGACCACGTTGGCAACCTCGCCACCGACCAGGAAGACAGCTTCCTCTCAGGCTACTCCGCCAGCGATATGAATCCGATTCTCGTAAAGACCTTGTCGGACTGGGTTGAAAAGACCAGCAACGGTAACGTCTGAAATGCCCGGACCTCGTTTAACAATTCACAGCACCCGAGGGACGAGGAATCCCGTCTCAGACGCCTTGAAGGCCGGTCTCGTGGAGCCTGTCGCCCGGCAATGACCGACGTGGCCCAATGCTGAGTCCGGAAAACCCCATCTCCTCCCTGCTTCTCCGTACCCGCTCCCAAGCGTGAAGCTGGGTAAACCCCATCGTTTCTATTCCTTGTGCCCTTCGTCCTCGCATGGTTCCGCCAGTTTGCCAAGCGGCCGGGCGGCCACTAGATTCGGCCCAGGGTGGGGGCCCCATAAGCCCTGTCAGAGACCTTGATTAACGAAATGACGATACCAAAACCAGGGGAACAGTGGCGGCGGGCAGTCATTTGTCTGTTCGCCATGGTCATGCTCGTCCCAATGCTGAACCAGCGTTTGTTCGCCGGCAGCGTGCTCGAAATGCTGCCCGCCGATGTACCTGGCTTTCTGATCTTCCCGCATATCACCGACAGCAACGATCGACTGACGGCCATCGCCAGCCGAATATCCGGCGACTATCGTCCGCGCGAAATCAACGACCTGACCGAGGAATTCGGCATACCCGATGGGAGTTGCGACGCCTCCAAGCCCATTGTCCTCATCTTCACTCGGCCGACCTTTGATCGCTCGGACTGCGTCGTGGCCTTTCACCCCGCCGATCCGGGCGCTTTTAAGCTTGCCCACGGGCTAAACGGTTCGCGGTCCAAGCGCGTCGAGGTCGACGGAAAGAAAGTTCGCATCCTGATGCGTAAGGACATCGCCTTTGTTTCGAGGCGACTCCTTCCGCTGCGGGTCCTCAGAAACGTCAATCCAAGCTCCACCGCCATGACCGCGATGGATGACGCGGACAGGGCCCATCTGTCCGACGGCGATGTCGTCGTTCACCTGAACCTCAAGCGATGGCGCGAGCGACTCGCGCCGATACTCGCGCTGGCAACGAACATGATGCAGTTGGGCATCGCCGCCGAGGGAGATGCTCAAAAGGCCGCCGCGGCGCGCGAAGTCCTTCAATGGTTCGGATCAGGCATCACCGAACTGGTCGCCCAGATGGACTCGGTGACCCTCGCGGTCCGGTTGAGCGACGATGCAATTCAGATCGAGCATCGACATCGATTCTCATCGGGCGGCGGTGTTTGCCGCTATCTGGGCGGCGTTACCCGCGAGTCCTCAAACCTGCTCAAGACCCTGCCCGACCGCGCCTTCTGGTTGGCCGGTATTTCGAACTGGCGTTGCCCGCCCGGCGAAGATTTGACCACGCGGCTCACCGAATTCGTCATGAAAAAAGAGATTGTGGGCTCAAAGCTATCCGGCGAAAAGGTCAAGCAGATCGTCTCAGATGTTCGTTGCTGTTACGGCCAGATGAAGGGCAGTTCCTTCATGCTCTCCTCCCAAAAGGGACTGGTCTTCCCGATGGAAATGATCGGCTCCTATATTTTGGAAGATGCGGTCAAGGGCGTAAAGCAGATTTGCTTCATTCAGGAAAATGCCAACGAAGCGATGAGCTTCCTGATGCCGACCGGCGATCTGGGCAGCAAATTCGAACACCATGAGAAGGACGGCCTGAAGTACGCCGAGATGAAGCTGAACTTGGATTCCATGAAGCCCGCTCTCAGGCAAAAGCTGGAACAAACCTACGGCCCCAGGGCCCGGTTCCAGAATGCCCTATTCAGCCCGACCGAAGTGATCTTCTGCATGGCCGAGCCGCCCCTCAGCGTGATCACATTGGCCCAGGCGCGCAAGGCCGGCATGCCGACCCTCGATCAGAACGAGGAGGTCAAGCGCATCACCAGCTTCCTGCAACCCGAGCCCAACATCATCGTTCTGCTCGATCTGGATCGGCTGATCGCCGCGGCGCCCGAGTTGGCGACGCAGTCCAGCGTCAAAATGGTGATCAGGGACGATCACAAGTCCGGTCCCGCCGATACGCCCCCATACGAAGTCCTCACCCATTCAAAGTCACTCCTGGGCTGGTCCTGCGTTGTCCGCCGCGGAGAGCTGACCGGCCGACTGGCCATTGACGTCGAAGACGCCGTGTCCGCCGCCAAGGGAATTCGGCGTATTGCAAAGATCATGGGTGGCCGCCATTAGCACGCCGCAAATGACGTTCCGGGCGACCTGTCGGTGGTCGATTACTTGACGCCCGGTGTTCCCGACAAGAAGATGTCCGATTGAATTGTGCTGGTTTCCTACGGAAACAACTACCTCGAATTGTATCCCCTAAGGAGTCATGATGATGCGAATGAGAAAAAATCCGATGTTCTTTGCCGCCGTTGCGGCGCTGGGCGCCGTCCTCAGCGGCCAGACGGCCCGTGCCGTCACGCCGAAGGACATGCTCGACCTGATCCCGGAAGATGCCTGGGGTTTCGTGATTGCATCGTCTCTCGACAACGTCGACGCAAAGGCGACCAAATTCGGCGCTGCGTTTGGTCTGCCGGTTCCCGAAGGCGTTTCAACGATGGCCCTGGCACCGCTGAATCTGGCCGATCAGGTTGACCGCAAGAGTCCCATCTGCGCCGTCTTGATGGACGCCCAGAAGTATGCCGGACCGGATAAGGCCGCCGTTCTCCTCATCGCCTCCGAAGACCCCAAGGCCCTGCTCGAGAAGCTCGGGGCCGAAGAGGCCACCGACGGCATTTCCAAGTGCATGGTCATGGGAGATGTAGCCTACGCCGCCGTCCGAAAAAAGATCATCATCCTCGGTCCCAGCCAGGACTGCGTCACCAAGGTGGCAAAGGCGACGAAGTCCATCGGCGACTCCGCGGCCAAGGCTCGCCTGGCCGTGCTCGACAAAAGCGATATCTACCTGAGCATTTCCCTGGCCTCCATCGTCAACGCCTACAAAGACCAGTTCCTTCCCATGGTCCAGATGATGACCGCCGCGACCGACCCCGAGGGCAAAGGCCTCAAGCGTATGGTCAAGATGCTGACCGAGGTCTCCGCCTTCGACCTGGCCGTCACCTTCGACGACGGTGGACTCAGCCTGCGGATGCTGGTGAATCCCGTGTCCGACAGCGACATGCAGAAAATGATGGCCGACTCCAAGAGCACCTCCGACCCGCTCCTGGCAGGTCTGCCGAAGGAAAACTTCCTCTTCAGCATGGGCAGCACCGGCAACCAAAGCGAACACGCCGCGAAGTTTGCCAGCGAGTCGCCCATCGGCGACCTACTCAAGATGACCCAGATGGCAGGCATGGACGCCGATTCCGTCAAGGCCCTCGATGCCGAGCTGGTCAAGCTGCAGAAGTCAATTGAGCGGTACGCCGCCAGCATCAGCGCGCTGCCCGACGGAGACGATGGCATGTTCGGCGTGACCCTGATCGCCGAAACCGCGGACTCCGGAAAATTCATCGAGAGCATTCGCAAGGCCTACGAGTCCGCATGGAAAGTGACCTCGGACGAGGAAGTCGCCGAGTTCAAGAAGTGCGTCACCCACAAGGCCGACGCCGAGACCGTCGCCGGCAACAAGGTCGATACCATCACGGTTGACCTCGTTAAGTTCGGTG
Proteins encoded in this region:
- a CDS encoding PDZ domain-containing protein, with the translated sequence MPSPRRLKIVGCLLVSAFGLSAVATASAAELKRRGMVGVQLAPVPPSEGSTEPGAGALIQGIVPGGAAEAAGLKANDIIIKIGDSEVANLPGFMTAVRAFGAGDRAPFTVRRGEETLTVDVALADRPRETSDKYEVIYDSVDVSGVRLRSYITRPKSDKKLPALLILPSPSPQPMEMLPQMADHPYKKLVDALTLAGFVTMRIDRFGVGDSEGGDPTKTTIQMDADAYRAAARQLGKLAFVDPNQVFILSQGMGSAVAPFAAKDSGIRGLALYGSTIFRPAQSGMAEAVRRMLLLNDPDDKRIDKTTSQLEQFFTLVADGAKPSEAFAKIEGLAEALESVGGAQGGDAYVMGVPYDYFMQMEKTDYAKAWAGVGAKVLVLWGEADYQANRKDSELIVASINKSKPGTAEFRALPEIDHVGNLATDQEDSFLSGYSASDMNPILVKTLSDWVEKTSNGNV
- a CDS encoding VanZ family protein, yielding MERILLWLSARPGTTKLLTAAYVLLVVGSHEFIQRSVIACYDRFSRESVNMVVRACGVGIALAFVVHVARHLSRPDGRWTKIVFLIVTLGLIAASWPWLFYTDIEVVHFPQYAILSVLLYAVTRRFGRSMFYASLIGAADECFQFYVSHPNWSINLDFNDMMYNTIGAGFGCTMIYLAVERRLSARRPPHRGHLRRAMPLWTVLLICMTCGLLWQSGQMSLDPLPDGSKPRFVVRRHGPSTEYWERTGWGKRYHELSPFEAGGLAVLLIVFYGSLDFIGRDQSLEPAGDEGTAAGTSRN